GAGCCAATGCACCCAGTCCGCCAGGCCCTCGCCGGTCCGGCAGGAGACCGGAAAGATCGCCAGGTTGGGGTTGAGGCTTTTCGCATCCCGGCGGATCTTCTCGGGATCGGCGTCCACATAGGGCGCGATGTCGAGCTTGTTCACCACCAGGGCCGCCGATTCCCGGAACATCAAAGGGTACTTCAAGGGCTTGTCATCGCCCTCGGTGAGGGACAGGACCATGGCCTTCATGTCTTCCCCCACCTGGAACTCCGCCGGGCAGACCAGGTTGCCGACGTTTTCGATGAAAAGCAGATCCAGCCCGGGAAGGGGCAGCTCCGGCAGCACGGTGCGGATCATGTTGGCGTCCAGGTGGCAGGCGCCGCCGGTGTTGATCTGGACCACCGGCACCCCCAGGGCATCGATCCGCTCGGCATCGTGGGTGCCGGCGATATCCCCCTCGATGACCCCGATGCGGCGCTGGCCGGCCAGCCTCCGGATGGTCTCCACCAGGAGCGTGGTCTTGCCGGCGCCCGGTGCGCCCATGAGGTTGACCACAAAGACCCCCGCCTGCCGGAACCGCTCCCGGTTCTCGGCGGCCAGGCGGTCGTTGGCCTCCAGGATGTTGGCCACCACCTTGACCTTCATGCCACCACCTCCATGTCGACCAGCTCCAGCTCGCGGCCGCTGAGAAGATCGTACGAAAAGGCCCCGCAGGCCGGGCACTGGAGCGCCAGCACGTCGTCCGCCTCGATCTCCTGACCGCAAGCCCGGCAGCGGCCGGTCACCGGCACCTCGTCGATGATGAGGCTCGCCGCCCGGGCCACGGTGTCTGTCCGGGCCACCTCGAAGGCAAAGGCCAGGGCCTCGGGATGGACGCCGGCGGCCTTGCCCACCCGCACCCGCACCGCCTCCACGGCCCCATGCCCCTCTTCCCGGCAGATCCGGCCCACGGTTTCCAGAATGGACAGGGCGATGG
Above is a window of Thermodesulfobacteriota bacterium DNA encoding:
- the hypA gene encoding hydrogenase maturation nickel metallochaperone HypA produces the protein MHELSIALSILETVGRICREEGHGAVEAVRVRVGKAAGVHPEALAFAFEVARTDTVARAASLIIDEVPVTGRCRACGQEIEADDVLALQCPACGAFSYDLLSGRELELVDMEVVA
- the hypB gene encoding hydrogenase nickel incorporation protein HypB gives rise to the protein MKVKVVANILEANDRLAAENRERFRQAGVFVVNLMGAPGAGKTTLLVETIRRLAGQRRIGVIEGDIAGTHDAERIDALGVPVVQINTGGACHLDANMIRTVLPELPLPGLDLLFIENVGNLVCPAEFQVGEDMKAMVLSLTEGDDKPLKYPLMFRESAALVVNKLDIAPYVDADPEKIRRDAKSLNPNLAIFPVSCRTGEGLADWVHWLAARR